One region of Ahniella affigens genomic DNA includes:
- the nuoL gene encoding NADH-quinone oxidoreductase subunit L, with protein sequence MKTLLIIIALAPLFGAILAGLFGRQIGRIGAHTVTIGGVALSCILSLYVFKQLAFDNAPVFNENLYTWFEIGGYSAHVGFLIDRLTAMMMVVVTFVSLMVHVYTIGYMEEDPGYQRFFSYIALFTFSMLMLVMSNNFLQLFFGWEAVGLVSYLLIGFWFKRPSAIFANMKAFLVNRVGDFGFLLGIAAVLWYFGSLDYATVFANRETISGKTIEILAGHAWAVPTVIGILLFIGAMGKSAQVPLHVWLPDSMEGPTPISALIHAATMVTAGIFMVARMSPLYELSETALAFIAFTGATTALFTGLIGLVQNDIKRVVAYSTLSQLGYMTVALGVSAYNAAVFHLMTHAFFKALLFLGAGSVIMAMHHEQDMRHMGGLKKYMPITYWTGVLGTLALVGTPFFSGFYSKDAIIVAAEHASGSHGGVFTYAYVAVLLGVFVTSLYSFRLLFLTFHGQERFKVVAPAHHEHHDGADADGHDDHDDHHHTPGELAHPPHESPWVVTVPLVLLAIPSVAIAWFFAKPMLLGDFFQGAIYVDPSREPLGHLAEHFHSVSGFAIHGLMTLPFWLAFAGFALAAYVYLFNRELATKAYNTLRPLARILENKYGFDALYQAVFARGSVLLGRGFWKAGDTAVIDGALVNGSAALIDRLSLITRSIQTGFLYHYAFAMILGLIVLLSAFLWLK encoded by the coding sequence ATGAAGACCCTATTGATCATCATTGCTCTCGCACCGTTGTTCGGTGCCATCCTGGCTGGCCTGTTCGGTCGGCAGATCGGCCGCATCGGCGCGCATACGGTCACGATCGGCGGTGTGGCGCTGTCTTGCATTCTGTCGCTCTATGTCTTCAAACAGCTCGCATTCGACAACGCGCCGGTCTTTAACGAAAACCTTTACACCTGGTTCGAAATCGGCGGCTACAGCGCCCATGTCGGGTTCCTGATCGATCGGCTGACCGCCATGATGATGGTAGTGGTCACATTCGTGTCGTTGATGGTGCACGTCTACACGATCGGCTACATGGAAGAAGACCCGGGTTACCAGCGCTTTTTCTCGTACATCGCGCTGTTCACGTTCTCGATGCTGATGCTCGTCATGAGCAACAACTTCCTGCAACTGTTCTTCGGGTGGGAAGCCGTGGGCCTAGTGTCCTATCTGCTGATCGGCTTCTGGTTCAAGCGCCCGAGTGCCATTTTCGCGAACATGAAGGCGTTCCTCGTCAATCGCGTCGGCGACTTCGGATTCCTGCTCGGTATTGCTGCGGTACTCTGGTACTTCGGCTCGCTCGACTACGCGACCGTGTTTGCGAACCGCGAAACGATCAGCGGCAAGACGATCGAGATCCTCGCCGGTCACGCGTGGGCCGTGCCAACGGTCATCGGTATCTTGCTGTTCATTGGTGCCATGGGCAAATCGGCGCAGGTCCCGCTGCATGTCTGGCTGCCAGACTCCATGGAAGGTCCGACGCCGATCTCGGCGTTGATCCATGCCGCCACGATGGTGACCGCGGGCATCTTCATGGTCGCACGCATGTCGCCGCTCTATGAATTGTCTGAGACGGCATTGGCCTTCATTGCATTCACCGGCGCGACCACCGCGCTGTTCACTGGCCTGATTGGTCTGGTGCAGAACGACATCAAGCGGGTAGTGGCGTATTCCACCTTGTCGCAGCTCGGCTACATGACCGTTGCCCTCGGCGTCTCGGCCTATAACGCGGCGGTGTTTCATCTGATGACCCATGCCTTCTTCAAGGCATTGCTCTTCCTTGGCGCGGGCTCCGTGATCATGGCCATGCACCATGAGCAGGATATGCGGCACATGGGCGGGCTGAAGAAGTACATGCCCATCACTTACTGGACCGGTGTGCTCGGCACGCTGGCCCTCGTTGGAACGCCGTTCTTCAGCGGGTTTTATTCCAAGGACGCGATCATTGTTGCTGCCGAACACGCCTCGGGCTCGCACGGCGGCGTGTTTACCTACGCTTACGTCGCTGTGTTGCTCGGTGTTTTTGTCACGTCACTGTATAGCTTCCGTCTGTTGTTCCTGACGTTCCATGGCCAGGAGCGCTTCAAGGTGGTCGCGCCGGCTCATCACGAACATCATGACGGCGCCGACGCTGACGGCCACGATGATCACGACGACCATCACCACACGCCCGGCGAGCTCGCGCATCCGCCGCACGAGTCACCTTGGGTGGTCACCGTGCCGTTGGTGTTGCTGGCGATCCCGTCGGTCGCCATCGCATGGTTCTTCGCAAAACCCATGCTGCTGGGCGACTTCTTCCAGGGTGCCATTTACGTGGATCCGAGCCGTGAGCCTTTGGGCCACCTGGCGGAGCACTTCCACTCTGTCTCCGGCTTTGCAATCCACGGCCTGATGACGCTCCCGTTTTGGCTGGCGTTCGCCGGCTTTGCGCTGGCCGCGTACGTCTACCTGTTCAATCGCGAACTGGCGACCAAGGCTTACAACACGCTGCGGCCACTTGCCCGAATTCTGGAAAACAAGTACGGGTTTGATGCGCTGTACCAGGCCGTATTTGCACGGGGCAGCGTGCTGCTGGGCCGTGGGTTCTGGAAAGCGGGCGATACGGCCGTCATTGACGGCGCCTTGGTGAACGGGAGCGCTGCGCTGATCGACCGCCTGTCGCTGATCACCCGCAGCATCCAAACCGGTTTCCTCTATCACTACGCCTTCGCCATGATTCTTGGATTGATCGTGCTGCTGTCGGCTTTCCTGTGGCTCAAGTAA
- the nuoG gene encoding NADH-quinone oxidoreductase subunit NuoG, whose protein sequence is MSAQPVTPNTPPDMVNVEVDGRPMQVKKGSMIIHATDAAKIPVPRFCYHEKLPIAANCRMCLVDVEKAPKPVPACATPVMEGMKIWTQTARALNSQRNVMEFLLINHPLDCPICDQGGECELQDVAMGYGRSVSRFAERKRVVADEDIGPLVATEMTRCIHCTRCVRFMSEIAGTYELGGIGRGENTEIGTYIGKSIESELGGNIIDVCPVGALTNKVFRFRARPWELIARDAIADHDALGSNQFVHLRRGEVLRVVPRANEAINESWLSDRDRYSHQGLLAADRVTAPMLRDTDGVLREASWEQALEGAAKLLKQAKSSSAAALVGSATSNEEGYLVGKVLRALGIEQIDHRLRVIDSRLQAGTASLPRFQMPLAEIERAGAILIVGSNPRLDQPLLGHRIRKAWKHGAKVFAINPIAFEFHFDCADQWVSEPSRQVASLAALAKAAVEAGAAAPTALQNVLQGAIADDRARAAIAALQAASSKLVLVGDTAHQHADASVLRALARFIAQATGAACNEVPAGANAAGLNALNVLPTSGKAVGEALRANPETLILYRAELPYDVADMAAAQNALLAAKSVIAFAAYANDALKARANVILPIGLTPEIDASLVNVDATVQRQSASAKLPGQSRPGWRVLRALAGNLELPGFTYNDFAEVHADVAKVLAAASSDTPAESTTLAAQSETGDGLRLVATVAPYSVDATVRRSPALQSTPIAASATVAVHPADAKRLQIQDARTVKVKSGQGEAELALLVTERVPVGAAWIESAQDASLKLGVMGSPLTVTRSEA, encoded by the coding sequence ATGAGCGCGCAACCAGTCACTCCGAATACCCCGCCCGATATGGTGAATGTCGAGGTGGATGGTCGGCCGATGCAGGTCAAGAAAGGCTCGATGATCATTCACGCGACGGATGCCGCGAAGATCCCCGTGCCACGCTTCTGCTATCACGAGAAGCTCCCGATCGCCGCGAACTGCCGCATGTGTCTGGTCGACGTCGAGAAGGCGCCAAAGCCAGTGCCGGCGTGTGCGACCCCGGTGATGGAAGGCATGAAGATCTGGACGCAAACCGCGCGGGCATTGAACTCGCAGCGCAACGTCATGGAATTCCTGCTGATCAACCATCCGCTCGACTGCCCGATCTGCGATCAGGGCGGTGAATGCGAATTGCAGGACGTCGCAATGGGCTACGGCCGCTCCGTGTCGCGTTTTGCGGAACGCAAACGGGTAGTCGCCGACGAAGATATCGGTCCGTTGGTGGCGACCGAAATGACCCGCTGCATTCATTGCACGCGCTGCGTCCGTTTCATGAGCGAGATCGCTGGCACTTATGAGCTCGGCGGTATTGGTCGCGGCGAAAACACCGAGATCGGCACGTATATCGGCAAGTCGATCGAATCCGAGTTGGGTGGCAACATCATCGATGTGTGCCCGGTCGGCGCGTTGACGAACAAGGTCTTTCGTTTCCGTGCTCGGCCTTGGGAATTGATCGCGCGCGACGCAATTGCTGATCATGATGCGCTGGGTTCGAACCAATTCGTGCACCTTCGTCGCGGCGAAGTGCTGCGCGTCGTACCACGTGCCAACGAGGCCATCAACGAGTCGTGGTTGTCCGACCGCGATCGCTATTCGCACCAAGGATTGCTTGCCGCCGACCGCGTCACCGCACCGATGCTGCGTGATACGGACGGCGTGCTGCGTGAGGCGAGCTGGGAGCAGGCGCTCGAAGGCGCCGCCAAGTTGCTGAAGCAAGCCAAGAGCAGCAGCGCGGCGGCACTCGTTGGTTCGGCGACGAGCAACGAGGAAGGCTATCTTGTCGGCAAGGTACTCCGTGCGCTGGGTATCGAGCAGATCGATCACCGATTGCGCGTGATCGATTCGCGGCTGCAAGCTGGAACGGCGTCGCTGCCGCGTTTCCAGATGCCGCTGGCTGAGATCGAACGTGCCGGTGCCATTCTGATTGTGGGTAGCAACCCACGACTCGATCAGCCGCTGCTCGGTCATCGCATCCGCAAAGCTTGGAAGCATGGTGCCAAGGTCTTCGCCATCAACCCCATTGCGTTCGAGTTCCATTTCGACTGTGCCGACCAGTGGGTCAGCGAGCCGTCGCGGCAAGTGGCGAGTCTCGCCGCCCTTGCGAAGGCGGCCGTAGAGGCGGGCGCGGCTGCGCCGACCGCGCTTCAGAACGTGCTGCAAGGCGCGATCGCCGATGACCGCGCCCGCGCTGCCATCGCCGCGCTGCAAGCCGCTTCAAGCAAGCTCGTACTCGTGGGTGATACCGCGCACCAGCACGCCGACGCGTCGGTGCTGCGCGCGCTTGCACGCTTCATTGCGCAAGCGACTGGCGCAGCCTGTAACGAAGTCCCGGCTGGCGCCAATGCCGCAGGTCTGAATGCGCTGAATGTCTTGCCAACGTCGGGCAAGGCCGTCGGCGAGGCCCTGCGCGCGAATCCGGAAACGCTGATCCTCTATCGGGCTGAGCTGCCGTACGACGTCGCCGACATGGCCGCGGCGCAAAACGCGTTGCTGGCCGCCAAATCCGTGATTGCATTCGCCGCCTATGCGAATGATGCGCTGAAGGCTCGTGCGAATGTGATTCTGCCGATCGGTTTGACACCCGAGATCGACGCCAGTCTCGTGAACGTGGATGCCACGGTGCAGCGTCAATCCGCCAGCGCGAAGCTGCCCGGCCAGTCGCGTCCCGGCTGGCGCGTATTGCGGGCGCTCGCCGGCAATCTGGAATTGCCAGGCTTTACGTACAACGACTTTGCCGAGGTACATGCTGACGTCGCCAAGGTGCTCGCTGCGGCATCGAGCGACACGCCGGCAGAATCGACGACCCTTGCTGCGCAAAGCGAAACCGGCGATGGGCTCCGCTTGGTCGCGACAGTCGCGCCTTACTCGGTCGATGCAACGGTGCGCCGCAGCCCGGCGTTGCAGAGCACGCCGATTGCCGCTTCGGCCACGGTTGCGGTGCATCCCGCGGATGCAAAGCGACTGCAGATTCAGGACGCGCGAACAGTCAAGGTCAAGAGCGGGCAGGGCGAGGCTGAATTGGCACTGTTGGTGACCGAGCGCGTCCCGGTTGGCGCGGCTTGGATCGAATCAGCTCAGGACGCCAGTCTCAAATTGGGCGTGATGGGCAGCCCCCTGACGGTGACGCGGAGCGAGGCATGA
- the nuoI gene encoding NADH-quinone oxidoreductase subunit NuoI, which yields MEKITRYFKSLLLLELIKGMSVTGKYFVKPKYTLQYPEEVTPKSNRFRGLHALRRYPNGEERCIACKLCEAVCPALAITIDSEPRGDGQRRTTRYDIDLFKCIFCGFCEESCPVDSIVETHIHEYHFEQRGENIMTKAKLLAIGDRYEQQIAEARAQDAAFR from the coding sequence ATGGAAAAGATCACTCGCTACTTCAAGAGTCTGTTGCTCCTCGAACTGATCAAAGGCATGAGCGTGACGGGGAAGTACTTCGTCAAGCCCAAATACACCTTGCAGTACCCTGAGGAAGTCACGCCCAAGTCCAACCGCTTCCGCGGCCTGCATGCGCTGCGTCGCTACCCGAATGGCGAGGAGCGCTGCATTGCTTGCAAACTATGCGAAGCTGTTTGCCCGGCCTTGGCCATCACGATCGACTCCGAACCGCGTGGCGACGGCCAACGTCGCACCACGCGCTATGACATCGATCTGTTCAAGTGCATCTTCTGCGGCTTCTGCGAGGAAAGCTGCCCGGTCGATTCGATCGTCGAGACGCACATTCATGAGTATCACTTCGAGCAGCGCGGCGAGAACATCATGACCAAGGCCAAATTGCTGGCCATTGGTGATCGCTACGAGCAGCAGATCGCAGAGGCTCGCGCTCAAGACGCGGCATTCCGGTGA
- a CDS encoding NADH-quinone oxidoreductase subunit J, with protein MSYDLILFYGFAVVTIGAALGVILSRNPVHAALSLVLTFFTVACTWLLIKAEFLALALILVYVGAVMVLFLFVVMMLDIKVLPGREGFASYLPSGIAVAVIMLVEVLSLLGQGKMQEIGPAGDPAAAAGFSNTAWLGRVLFTDYVLAFEVAALILTVAIIAAVALTLRHRPNVRTQNPSEQAAVRASDRIRLVELPKQAKQEEPTP; from the coding sequence ATGAGTTACGACTTGATTCTGTTCTACGGATTCGCGGTGGTCACCATCGGCGCTGCGCTGGGGGTGATCCTGTCACGGAATCCCGTGCATGCGGCGCTGAGCCTGGTCTTGACCTTCTTTACGGTGGCCTGCACTTGGCTTCTGATCAAGGCGGAGTTCCTCGCGCTGGCCCTGATCCTGGTCTACGTTGGCGCTGTGATGGTGCTGTTCCTGTTCGTCGTCATGATGCTGGACATCAAAGTGCTGCCGGGCCGCGAGGGTTTTGCGAGCTATCTGCCTTCGGGCATCGCGGTTGCCGTGATCATGTTGGTCGAAGTGCTCAGTCTGCTGGGCCAGGGCAAGATGCAAGAGATTGGGCCCGCCGGCGACCCCGCAGCTGCCGCCGGATTCAGCAATACGGCGTGGCTCGGTCGCGTGCTGTTCACCGACTATGTGTTGGCGTTCGAGGTTGCAGCATTGATCCTGACCGTGGCAATCATCGCCGCAGTCGCGCTCACGCTTCGACATCGCCCGAACGTGCGCACTCAGAACCCATCTGAGCAGGCCGCAGTGCGGGCCAGTGACCGCATTCGCCTGGTCGAATTGCCGAAGCAGGCCAAGCAGGAGGAACCGACGCCATGA
- the nuoF gene encoding NADH-quinone oxidoreductase subunit NuoF translates to MAVGPAPQEHNVVFTTLHFDKPWSYDSYIKAGGYQALSKVLTDPISREQVIETVKQSSLRGRGGAGFPTGLKWSFMPRNAPGQKYILCNSDESEPGTCKDRDILRYNPHAVIEGMAIACYATNSTVGYNYLRGEFHHEPFEHFEEALKEAYANGWLGKNIKGTGVDIDIYGALGAGAYICGEETALMESLEGKKGQPRFKPPFPANFGLFGKPTTINNTETYASVPAIIRNGAQWFLELGKPNNGGPKVFSVSGHVQKPGNFEIRLGTPFKDLLEMAGGMRPGRKLKAVIPGGSSMPVLPADTMMGLTMDYDAIQKAGSGLGSGAVIVMDDTTCMVRACQRIARFYYAESCGQCTPCREGTGWMYRMLTRIVDGKASIEDVHMLKQAAGQIEGHTICAFGEAAAWPVQGFLRHFWHEFEYYIEHKRSIVDSEVGKAA, encoded by the coding sequence ATGGCCGTCGGTCCCGCCCCGCAAGAACACAACGTCGTTTTCACGACCCTGCATTTCGACAAGCCCTGGAGCTACGACAGCTACATCAAGGCTGGTGGCTATCAGGCGCTGAGCAAGGTCCTCACCGACCCGATCTCGCGCGAGCAGGTCATCGAAACGGTCAAGCAGTCGTCGCTGCGTGGTCGTGGCGGTGCCGGCTTCCCGACCGGTTTGAAGTGGAGCTTCATGCCGCGCAATGCACCGGGCCAGAAGTACATCCTGTGCAACTCCGACGAATCGGAACCGGGCACGTGCAAGGACCGCGATATCCTGCGCTACAACCCGCATGCCGTGATCGAAGGCATGGCGATTGCCTGTTACGCAACGAACTCAACCGTCGGCTACAACTACCTACGCGGCGAGTTCCATCACGAGCCGTTTGAGCATTTCGAGGAAGCGCTGAAAGAGGCGTACGCGAACGGTTGGCTGGGCAAGAACATCAAAGGCACGGGTGTCGATATCGACATCTATGGCGCGCTCGGTGCTGGCGCCTACATCTGCGGTGAAGAAACCGCGCTGATGGAATCGCTGGAAGGCAAAAAGGGCCAACCACGCTTCAAGCCGCCGTTTCCGGCCAACTTTGGTCTGTTCGGCAAACCAACCACGATCAATAACACCGAAACCTACGCATCCGTCCCGGCGATCATTCGCAACGGCGCGCAGTGGTTCCTCGAACTCGGCAAGCCGAACAACGGTGGCCCGAAAGTGTTTTCGGTGTCTGGCCATGTGCAAAAACCTGGCAACTTCGAAATCCGTCTCGGCACGCCATTCAAAGATTTACTGGAAATGGCCGGTGGCATGCGCCCGGGGCGTAAGCTCAAGGCTGTGATTCCGGGTGGGTCGTCGATGCCGGTGCTGCCGGCGGACACCATGATGGGCCTGACGATGGACTACGACGCGATCCAGAAGGCTGGCTCCGGTCTTGGTTCCGGTGCCGTCATCGTCATGGACGATACGACGTGCATGGTCCGTGCTTGCCAGCGCATCGCGCGCTTCTACTATGCCGAGAGCTGCGGCCAATGCACGCCGTGCCGCGAAGGCACGGGCTGGATGTATCGCATGCTGACGCGCATCGTCGACGGCAAAGCGTCGATCGAGGATGTGCACATGCTGAAACAAGCCGCAGGCCAGATCGAAGGCCATACGATTTGTGCGTTCGGCGAAGCCGCCGCGTGGCCTGTGCAGGGGTTCCTGCGCCATTTCTGGCATGAGTTCGAGTACTACATCGAGCACAAGCGCTCGATCGTTGATTCAGAAGTAGGGAAGGCGGCATGA
- a CDS encoding NADH-quinone oxidoreductase subunit M, with translation MTEHLLSLLIGLPILGGIATIVLGRNSATTARWVSLIVALLTLAASIPLYLGYDAQAGGLQFVESKLWIDSINAYYSLGADGISVALIVLTTFTSVLVLIGAWEAIDEKVHQYTAAFLFLEALMIGVFSATDALLFYLFFEAMLIPMFIIIGVWGGPRRVYATIKFFLYTFFGSIFMLIGLIYLYLQTGTWNLTELAAANIPLTAQTWLFFSFLLAFAVKVPMFPVHTWLPDAHVEAPTGGSVVLAAIMLKIGGYGFIRFSLPITPDASHELAWLVIALSLIAVIYIGFVALVQEDMKKLIAYSSISHMGFVTLGTFIAFTLARESGATDAARLGLQGAMVQMVSHGFISGAMFSCVGVLYDRVHSRMIKDYGGVVNTMPWFAAFFVFFGMANSGLPGTSGFVGEFMVILASFQASPWIAAAAAVTLIVGAAYTLWLVKRVVFGEIGNDHVRHLTDINAREALMLGAFAIAVLLVGVWPAPLTNLMDSSINEVVAQLLRVKV, from the coding sequence ATGACCGAACATCTTCTCAGTCTGCTGATCGGCCTGCCCATTTTGGGCGGTATCGCAACCATCGTGCTCGGGCGGAACAGCGCCACGACCGCGCGCTGGGTGTCGCTGATCGTTGCGTTGCTGACGCTCGCGGCGTCCATACCGCTTTATCTGGGCTATGACGCTCAGGCCGGCGGCCTGCAATTTGTCGAGTCGAAGCTTTGGATCGACTCGATCAATGCCTACTACAGCCTCGGCGCCGACGGCATATCGGTCGCCCTGATCGTGTTGACCACGTTTACCAGCGTGCTGGTGTTGATCGGCGCATGGGAAGCCATCGACGAGAAGGTGCATCAGTACACGGCGGCGTTCCTCTTCCTGGAAGCGTTGATGATCGGGGTCTTCTCTGCCACCGACGCGCTGCTGTTCTATTTGTTCTTCGAAGCGATGTTGATCCCGATGTTCATCATCATCGGTGTTTGGGGCGGGCCGCGCCGCGTTTACGCAACCATCAAGTTCTTCCTGTACACGTTCTTTGGCTCGATCTTCATGTTGATCGGCCTGATCTACCTGTACCTGCAAACGGGAACCTGGAACCTGACCGAACTCGCGGCGGCCAACATCCCGCTGACGGCGCAGACCTGGCTGTTCTTCTCGTTCCTGTTGGCGTTTGCGGTCAAGGTGCCAATGTTCCCGGTGCACACATGGCTGCCCGATGCGCACGTTGAAGCCCCAACCGGCGGGTCCGTTGTGCTGGCCGCAATCATGTTGAAGATCGGCGGTTATGGGTTTATCCGCTTTTCACTGCCCATCACGCCCGACGCGTCGCACGAGCTCGCGTGGCTCGTGATTGCGCTGTCTCTGATTGCGGTCATCTATATCGGCTTTGTTGCCCTGGTGCAGGAAGACATGAAGAAGCTGATCGCCTACTCGTCGATCTCGCACATGGGCTTTGTGACGCTGGGTACCTTTATCGCATTCACGCTCGCGCGCGAATCTGGCGCGACGGACGCAGCACGGCTCGGCCTGCAGGGCGCCATGGTGCAAATGGTGTCGCACGGTTTCATCTCGGGTGCCATGTTCTCGTGCGTCGGCGTCCTGTATGACCGCGTGCACAGTCGCATGATCAAGGACTACGGCGGCGTCGTGAACACGATGCCCTGGTTCGCGGCGTTCTTTGTGTTCTTTGGTATGGCCAACAGCGGTTTGCCAGGCACCTCGGGTTTCGTCGGCGAGTTCATGGTGATTCTGGCCAGCTTCCAGGCCAGCCCCTGGATTGCTGCGGCTGCCGCCGTCACGCTGATTGTAGGCGCGGCCTACACGCTGTGGCTCGTCAAGCGCGTGGTGTTTGGTGAAATCGGCAACGATCACGTCCGTCATCTCACCGATATCAACGCTCGCGAAGCGCTGATGCTGGGGGCATTCGCGATCGCGGTGCTGCTGGTCGGCGTGTGGCCAGCGCCGCTGACCAACCTGATGGACAGCTCGATCAACGAAGTGGTTGCGCAGCTGCTGCGCGTCAAAGTTTGA
- the nuoK gene encoding NADH-quinone oxidoreductase subunit NuoK, whose translation MISLGHYLALGAVLFCIALAGIFINRKNVIILLMAIELMLLAVNINFVAFSSFLGDAAGQIFVFFILTVAAAESAIGLAILVVLFRNRSTINVEELDSMKG comes from the coding sequence ATGATCAGTCTCGGCCATTATCTGGCCTTAGGCGCCGTGTTGTTCTGCATCGCGCTCGCCGGCATCTTCATCAACCGCAAGAACGTCATCATTCTGCTGATGGCCATCGAGCTCATGCTGCTCGCGGTGAACATCAACTTTGTCGCGTTTTCCAGCTTTCTCGGCGACGCGGCCGGGCAGATATTCGTGTTCTTCATTCTGACCGTCGCAGCGGCGGAGTCGGCGATCGGCCTGGCCATTCTGGTCGTGCTGTTCCGCAACCGTTCGACCATCAATGTCGAAGAACTCGACAGCATGAAGGGCTGA
- the nuoH gene encoding NADH-quinone oxidoreductase subunit NuoH yields MSEFVNQVHGTFMGWFVDWPTTGLLIWNLLKIVVLTLPLIIAVAFYSLWERKVIGWMQVRYGPVYIGKGILQPFADVFKLLFKELVIPAEANPWLFRLAPILALAPAFAAWAVIPFDYQTRIANLNAGLLYLLAMTSMGVYGIILAGWASNSKYAFLGAMRSAAQVVSYEIAMGLCLVGVLISAGSLNLTEIVEAQQGNAGMFEWFMWPLLPLFIIYFISGVAETNRAPFDVAEGESEIVAGFHVEYAGSAFALFFLAEYANMILICFLAALLFMGGWLSPLQGLGIPLLSADGWWWLFIKAFIFAFLFLWFRATFPRYRYDQIMRLGWKVFIPLCIAWIFATGIMAYAGVFVAGT; encoded by the coding sequence ATCAGCGAATTCGTCAATCAAGTGCACGGCACCTTCATGGGTTGGTTTGTCGATTGGCCAACCACTGGGCTGTTGATCTGGAATCTGCTGAAGATCGTGGTGCTGACGCTGCCATTGATCATCGCGGTGGCGTTCTACTCGTTGTGGGAACGCAAAGTCATCGGCTGGATGCAGGTTCGCTACGGGCCGGTCTATATCGGCAAGGGCATCCTCCAGCCATTTGCCGACGTGTTCAAGCTGCTGTTCAAAGAACTGGTGATTCCGGCCGAGGCCAACCCATGGCTCTTCCGGCTGGCACCCATCCTGGCGCTAGCACCTGCGTTTGCGGCGTGGGCGGTGATTCCGTTTGATTACCAGACACGCATTGCCAACCTGAACGCCGGTCTGTTGTACCTGCTCGCGATGACCTCGATGGGCGTCTACGGCATCATCCTGGCGGGCTGGGCGTCAAACTCCAAGTACGCGTTCCTGGGCGCCATGCGCAGTGCCGCCCAGGTGGTGTCGTACGAAATCGCAATGGGTCTGTGCCTGGTCGGCGTCTTGATTTCTGCCGGGTCACTGAACCTGACAGAGATCGTCGAAGCGCAGCAAGGCAACGCGGGCATGTTCGAGTGGTTCATGTGGCCGCTGCTGCCGCTGTTCATCATCTACTTTATCTCGGGTGTCGCCGAAACCAATCGCGCGCCATTTGACGTGGCTGAAGGTGAATCGGAAATCGTTGCCGGATTCCATGTCGAATACGCAGGCTCTGCCTTCGCGCTGTTCTTCCTCGCGGAATACGCGAACATGATCCTGATCTGCTTCCTCGCGGCGTTGCTGTTCATGGGCGGGTGGTTGTCGCCGCTTCAGGGTCTGGGTATTCCGCTGCTGTCGGCCGATGGTTGGTGGTGGCTGTTCATTAAGGCCTTTATCTTTGCCTTCCTCTTTCTGTGGTTCCGCGCCACGTTCCCGCGCTACCGCTATGACCAGATCATGCGTCTGGGCTGGAAAGTCTTCATTCCGTTGTGCATTGCCTGGATCTTCGCCACGGGCATCATGGCCTATGCCGGCGTGTTCGTAGCAGGCACCTGA
- the nuoE gene encoding NADH-quinone oxidoreductase subunit NuoE, translating into MKATGHYEQVKNVDPQVVLTAHTREHIDHWLAKFPPERKRSALLQALFAAQEQNHGHLTDELITAVAKYLDLPAIWAYEVANFYSMFEVTPVGRNNVAICTNISCWLNGAEGIVKQCERKLGIKLGESTADGRVYLKQEEECLAACAGAPMMVVNGHYHERLTAEKVDSIIDNLK; encoded by the coding sequence ATGAAAGCCACTGGTCACTACGAGCAAGTCAAAAATGTCGATCCCCAGGTCGTGCTGACCGCGCACACGCGCGAGCACATCGATCATTGGCTCGCCAAATTCCCGCCTGAGCGCAAGCGCTCGGCGCTGCTGCAGGCGTTGTTCGCGGCACAAGAGCAGAACCACGGCCATCTGACCGACGAACTGATCACGGCCGTCGCGAAGTATCTGGACCTGCCCGCGATCTGGGCCTACGAAGTGGCGAACTTCTACTCGATGTTCGAAGTCACGCCCGTCGGTCGCAACAATGTCGCGATCTGCACAAACATTTCCTGCTGGTTGAATGGCGCCGAGGGCATCGTCAAGCAATGCGAGCGCAAGCTCGGCATCAAGCTGGGCGAATCGACCGCGGATGGTCGCGTCTACCTGAAACAGGAAGAAGAATGCTTGGCCGCCTGTGCTGGCGCCCCGATGATGGTGGTCAATGGCCACTATCACGAGCGGCTGACGGCAGAGAAGGTCGACTCCATCATTGACAACCTTAAGTGA